The Ananas comosus cultivar F153 linkage group 22, ASM154086v1, whole genome shotgun sequence genome segment tcatatgaGATTTGAGGCTAAAAGTAAGTTCTTACAAGGGTGATCATAGGCTCTTTGTAGTCCCATTCAGTGTCATATTATGGGGGTAAAAGGCTATCAATAATTGAAAAATACCAGGGCTTTTTCCAAGTCTcaaacatatataaacaaaattttcacTACATTTATGATGATAATATATAACACACATAACATAATATATAGGTCTCAACACTAAAAGAAGGATTAATGAAATTGAGTAGCTCTATGCATAGTTACACCGTTTTATTGAGACACGTGATTGTCATATGCtgaattttaaagtttcaaacttGCGAGTCTTAATGTGCAACCTCGGTaacaaaaaaatagtgaaatactAGACTCTGATCGACggaatgaaaaaatttaatcGGATTAGTATTTGGAGAGACCAAGTGCTGCAATAAGTTCATTAATTGataaaatgaataaaagtaCATTATAGATTACAGAGAACAATTCAAGATAACTTACTAAACTTCTCTAAATCCCATAccgcaaaaaaaagagaaaataatactaataataaattGTGCAGTAATTATGTTACCGAGGATCGCATGTTCACACTTGAAATCCTAGTAGTTTTTAATGTGCAGATctaaattaatgaaaattttaactgCTTCATTCGAAACTCTTTTGACTTTCAACATATAATATTCTCatgtttctaaaaaaaattaagttaataaAGAACTAGACGAAGAAATTTATATACTGGGATTGATGTGGCCTAGGACATAGCTTCTACTTTATAGGTGGTCCTTCAATAGGTGTTACGTGCATTCTAGGAGAATGAGGAGTTCAAGAAATACTAGTACAAAAAAAAGTATTCAAAAAATACTAGGAATTGAAGTTACTTTATTTTTCCAATGTGGTGATGATAATGGTGACACATTATCTTGTAGGACTTCTTTTATAGTGtttgcaaaatttttatttaaattttggttgCTTCTTTAACTCCCATCTGGAGTTTCTGCCGAAGTGCTGCactgttttgttttgttttttttgtttttttttttttttcaaagaatttTTGATGACTTGTCATCGTGGTGAAGTGAAAAGCCATTACAAAAACTGCTACAATCACTTATTTTTCGTCCACTATGACgtaatttctttattttgataAGCAATTAATGAAtcagaaacaaaaaaatcttttttttttttttctgtagcatgaaatcaaaattatgaTCAATTTCTAAACCGTAAAACCAGAAACtcttgatattattttttaaaagttggaCTACTAAATATATTACTATTCACATATTTCTAACTTTTCAACTCTTGCTTCAACTATTATTCTACCTGCCACCGCTAAACAGTAGACGTTCaataactataaaattattagcaagtgaatgataaatatttttagaagtatttAAGCTCAACTCTACTTTTccaatatctatatctatagaAGCACTTTCGCAGAAGCTCCGACCAATCAAATAAACCTTTAGTTCTGTTGCTCTTTTGGTCCTGCATCAGTGACTTAACCAATACACCTTGCCTTGGCCCTTGCAGTGCTTTTTTGTCTAAAGTGTGCAGGCCATAAAACAGGTCAACAAAGCCATTCTAATAGTATTAATTGCCCCATTAGTTACTTTAATCAATAGATTACCTCAAAGTTCCCATTATTTGCTAAACTTTATTTGTATTAGACCCACTAAGAACATCTTTATCAATACCACTGAATCATAATACAAAGGAAaacaataaaactcaaaaatgAAGAGGCTAAGGTGagtcaaattaaattaagtagCAAATGGATGTACTAAAGCCTAATTTGTGAAGTGGAAAGTGATCAAAAAGAGAGTCAACCAAGCACTTGAGTtggtctactccaaccaaatCTGATATTTGttaatgataatttaaaaaagacaaaaaaaaggaaaaaaaaaatgattggaGTGATCCTAGTGTACCCAGCAATTTAATTTTCCCCAACAGagacaaattattattatttttttcatatttttaatatatatccaATTAATAATAATGGTCGACACCATCCACTAATGAATTAAACTattccttcaaaaaaaaaaaaagtatgcaaGCATGAAAAGTACCTAAATTGTTTTAGGgtgagaaatttttatttgcaattgtATATAATTAATCATAGCATGACACTGATCCAAAGCTTATTggattttaagttttgattatTCATTGATCCTAATCGTATTCGACCCATTATCATTTTTTGcatattttcatatatttgttgctcATAAATGTGCAAATTTTCCAATTTtcataaacataaaaaaattacaatatgtAGTAAAATGTAAGGCCAAACCAATTGCATGCGTATAAACCTGATTATGATTGTTAAGCTCAAGTTTAGACCTTATTCACATGTATCGAAACATTAATTCAATGGTTGATTAATGGGACATTAATTTCCTTATTTGGACTCGGAACTGAGTAAGTTCAAGCTCAGTGAATGATTCAGAGGTCTCGAATCAAACCATTATGTTCAGTGAACCGTCATCGGGCTCGAACCATATGAGTATTGAATGTCATAGATCACCTTTTATGGCCCGGCCCTTGCCTCTGTTCCAAAATGTCACGTTGTTTCTGTCAAACCAAACCGTGCACCTGATTaactctttttccttcttcatATATACATCATTATCTTTCTTTAGTATATGATGTTTTATCTGTACCTCACTTAGGAAACAATATAAAAAACGGATATTtggaaaaacacaaaaaaaaaaaaacaccactAGTGAATAAGTAATCTATGGTCTCTAAATAATCCTTGTGTAATACACACAAATGATTTACTAGATTAANCCACTAGTGAATAAGTAATCTATGGTCTCTAAATAATCCTTGTGTAATACACACAAATGATTTACTAGATTAACCTTGCTTCTACAAGTTATCGACTGTGAGAATTCTTTTCTTTAAGGCTAGTTAAAGTGTTAAACAAAGAATTTTATTTTCGCAgatgtttttaattaatttccatAGCGAGTGTCCCtcactcctctttttttttaatcagtaatgcgtaaaatttaataaactagAAAGAAATTCTTGCCAAGTACTTCATCTAAATAGATAGTTTCCTATGAacttcctttctcttcttcttcttcttgttgatGTTGTTAAAATGATATTATTTAGAGCTTAAgctttgaaaaaacaaaaaggattaTTCACAAGTATATATCTATCGGAATAGAGGGCCGGTCTTAAATTCGAATTCCACACGACTTCTAGTTCACTGTCCTAAAATATATAGAGTAATTTTCATATCATCGCATGAAtaatcacccactcaatctaATAATTGCAATTTTTTATGTATGGAATCCGTTAAGTGCATTGAAATGAGAGGTGATTGATGAGGAATTCGATCACAACCTCACATAATAGAGGATTTAAGATAGATTTTGATAATAAAGtgtcttataatttaaaaatcatgTGTTGAAATCTCttcatcaaaaaagaaaaaaagaacagaagcggcaaagaacttgatagttggtatctgaggtctcaagttcgaagcctaattatttcatattttcagctaattttatttttaaaaataataaatgaaatgaatagcatgctacctttcctctggggaaaaaaacaaaaaaaaagcaaagggAAAGCTAATTTTGTTTAACATAAACAAGTTATTTTAAGGTGTCCTCCACACATGGTTTCTGAGCAATCCCCAAATGCATTAAATTTTCCTCATTAGCACCATTTTGAACAACAAAATCTAGAATctagataaatatatatgaattgaacGATCTAATTTCTCTTGTAGTTTTTGCTTGACTAAATGATAGTACACACATCCAACAAGTTGAACCCAACCCTTCTCtaacaaacaaatatatatgtatatataatatgtaggGATTCATCAATTTCTTGGATATTCGCTAGCTAGTTGGCAAAACTGCACCTAAATTGATCATCGATAGTTTTGCATAGAGAATCATCACACACATGCCCGACGAACTGATGTCGTCGATCGACTCAATGACCGTTAATATAACCGAATGCGACCGATCGAAGATCCTCACCCATGGTGCAATACGATTTGTCATCCATGTCGAGAGAGACGTGATCGCCGTTGGCGAACCACTGGGTACCGTTGCAGGCACGAGAATCGTAAAAGGTGGTCGAATCGAGAAGCCCGTTGTTGTCGATGAATATGTTTTCGCGATCGTTTGAGACCGAGGGTTGAGGCATTCGAAGATCCCCATCCGGCGGAAACAAGAAGCCCTGCTCGTGACCGCGGCTTTGCGCCGCTTGCGCCACGAGAGAGCTCAGCTCAGCTTGTAGATTCACCACCTACATGAAAAGAAGAACATTAATTACACATTCGTGAGCAATACATTCAGGGTCCCAAACCTTCTAAAAAAAGTTCactttaattttcaaactttaattcgttACAGTTGAGTTACAAATTTGACGGTAAATATCACATCGAATTGATTAGACATTTTGTGAATCTAGGCATAGTGCAATTTATACATGTACCCTCTCACTCACTTGTTGTTGCAAGGCGAAGATGTGCGCGACACAGCCGTAGATAGGGTCGCGGAGCCTGGCCTGAGCCTCGTAGGCGATGGTGACGGCCGCCTCGCACCGATCGCCGACGGGAAGGTGCATGAGGAGCTTCGACACGTTGCTGGCCCCGAACACCTTGTGGATCGCCGCGAAGTGCGCCGCCCCTTGCTCATGAGCAAAGTAAGGGGCAAAGACACACCCCCTCACACACTTCCTCCTCAGGAACTTGCACGCCCCGCACGGCGAACCGAACCCCGCCATCGCAGTTTCGCTACTTCTCTTTTCTCGTAGCCTCTCGAGATTTCGATGTTTCTGTATATTTCtgtgtcttcttcttcttcttcttcgtcctttGATGAAATAAACATTTCctcaattattatttataagatGTAGGATGAGGATGTGCATGTAACACATTGCTTTGAGTAATTTATTTGTGATTGTCTCCTTAATGGGCTACATATTTTAcgtttttaattatatatatatattttttcttttgccaTGTAATGACCCTCGTTGAGTCATTTTAATAATTACCTTATCTCTATTAATTTGTACACTCgtttaagattttattttattttaagggACCCAAGCTAGAGACAAAAGGAGGTGACACTGACCCAACTGATGATCATTATGGTtgttaatttaacttattaattaTCCTTGTTTATTTTGTGATCTAATTACTCAGCAATTAATTAAGAAGAAACTTTTGCTTTGTACATATTCTACCAATAAcaatttatgttgaaatttaactGATCTGTATATTCTACGAATGATATGGTAGACCGGGTCCACGCATCAATTTCTTTTGTAGCAAAATTAAGCtataattgatgaaattaataatgCACGTTCCTCAAAGCAAatagattaaaattataagcGACCCTTTTGGGCCCAAATGCATGGGTCCGTGAGCGCGTTTAATTTGGTCAATAGGTTCGGCGCCGAATCGGAACGAGACCAACTTTTGGACACGCTCGATCGGGGTTGTAATTTTGCATgcaaaagtaataataataataattattatttcctGGAACACatatttaacaattaaaaaattgtcacacgcacgatttggagtttttATTTACTCTCTCCTCACCCTAAAAAAggagatttttatttatttatttatttatttttggtgcTACGTGCATGGTCCACCTACTAGATTAATATTGTGTTTAATTACTTTTCACAAACTTGTTCGTCCAATTTGACATGTAGTTATAGTCCTAACACATGCACTAATCGTTTTCAATTAACGTTGCGTGCCGCATATGCATAGAACTCGACACGTGGACCcaccaaaattaattataaagtaCAAGTTACGCACCCACATGCAGTGGATTAATTGTTAAGAAATGTGCATCAGCATCATACTGTAATtacttattataataataattattaggcTCCTACTCCAATTATCTTTgcatacatttttatctttgGACGCATCCAATTAACAAAccctagttttttttaaaaaattttccgTACACTATATAAGATGTAAGAACATTGACATTAGTGCGAATTAGCATTGCAGTATCACACTATTGATACAAAGACCATAAACCAAAATATCATTAATCAATAGTAACTTAATTTGCTTGTTCATTTTGGAGTATACTTTACCTAAaaacatattttaaaaattagaaaaggtGAAAAATGCTCATTGCTATTGCTCACCAGCTGTTTGGCCTATTTATTTGCCTGCCACCATGAAAACATGCTTTTTTTTACTTCTACTTCTTGATTTGATCTCACTTGTACCAATTAAAAAACAACATGCATTTTTCCATGATATTGATCATGGAGAAATTTATAAAGCTACTATTGTTCGAAAAGCATATaataggtggttggttgaatagtatgatttaatggatgaaaatgattaaaaggatagatctaagggtaaaaaatttacaaacactaagtgcttggtgcttttacaagcaccatagcgcgctagactatatatatatatatataaatatatacaactCATGCAAATTAATTTACCTAAAGTATGCTTAAGATATATGTAACACTCTTCTAGAGTACTAGACCTAGGGATTCACATACTCTCTCACTTCTTTGGTACATAATTATACCAATCTAAAGTTAAAGATATCTAAGTGGTATCTTACTAATCATTTATTAGTTTGGTGCATTAGTAACTTCAAGGAATTAAGCTCAACTTTGAAGAGTTTGATCAATTATATGTGCACTTGCacatatttatatctatttgtAGTATGCTTAATGCCGATACTTTTTCTGGCATCTAAACTTAAATACTTTTTGATAGGTTTAAACACAAACTCTAATTAAAGCAGGAAGAGATTAAATAAGGTTAGGAGCACCATGAGATTTAAACTccgaagtttttatttttatgctttgtgaaacacaaaattactctaaattTGTGAGGCAACAGTATCTTAATTATTCATATTCCacaaatattaattaagaataATCGGATATTGCGTCGTacgtgtaattaattaattacaaggCCGTTCGCGGTTGGTGGTCAAATTTGGCATTATGTGAGAACAAATATAGAGGGAGGTGGTAGCATATATAATGACGTGTAAAACAActatacaaataataatatatataagtatataatcaAACAACTATATGtttaataatagtataattacctataatatataataatataattaatcatgCATCCATCAAACTTTATTCATACAAGCTACAAATCTTTCGAAGACCAAGCAACGCGACGGACAAGTCACGTGCGAGTCCAAATGCACGTGCGTGCATGCATATGATTCGAACCCTCATGCATGTTCACGTGATACATATGTGGGCTCTCTCAGCTTAGTTAATTTCTGCGCGGAAAAATTAGTctctgttaaaaaaatttagtttatgTGTAATGTAATCTAAGATGGAACTTGATTCATTTGGTTCAAATCATTTGATATTTTAACTCATAGCATGTGCTCGATCGACAAGTAAACTATGTAGGATCGTAGTTTCTCCTCGACCTACATGGGACTCGAGAGCGATTGCCAAACCACTCCGGGAGCAGAGACGGTCGCACAGTCGACGCTGCTTCACGACCACGGGACATAACACGATCACCTCGCTTTCGGTGCCATGCAAGGTATTTTAGGTGgcttactaaattatttttatttcattttacgTGAGAAATAGGTCCTTAAATttggattaattaattagatgtgGATGTGGATGTATTTGTCTCGTACTGAGGCAGATTTTCTAAGGCTAGGACCCTTACTTATATTCAAATTAGAAATGTTGGTTacaaaaatgcatgcatatatagttCTTCAAGTGGAGGTGATTGTGATGGCTTGGAGTTTGCAGAAGCACTTTAGTAAGAAGCCACTAGATCCTTAGAATTCAAGTAGCTACATATGCGGAGATTAGTTGGAGAagctatatgtatatatatagagagagagacagagagagagagtgaaagagcgctaggctggtatactatcgatagcagaGAAGTCTccgtgctattaaattttttcaataacgtagcttccaaattgacgaccagctccgttagacttgatctatattattgaaagtatttgaaaattaaatttcataatttttcgatattatttagcTAATCATGATccaaaggtctcaaaattgataattttaatggttgatgtgatgcgtttgtgaatttaacggtataaaacaattcaaatctgataaaatatttataaaaaattctttgatatatttagagtaaaattattatttttaattttaaattcaagtcttttaatagtgtaaatcaagtctaacgaaaccgatTATCCATTTGAAAGTcgcattattaaaaataacttggtagcacggaaacCTTCGTGCTACCTATAATATATCTGCCCCACTctaggactctctctctctctctctctctctatatatatatatatagatgactATTTGCATAGCTCATATATATAGGTCCTTGACTCGTGGGGTGATGGTgtatacataaataaaaaaattaaatggttcattaattattttgtttatgcATTTTGATTACGCGTGCGGTGTACGAAACACGTaggaggaaagaaaagaagagctTTGTCTCTTCGgtagatatattatattatacaatgaattatgatatatatactaAAATTAATTGTAGGACTTGAACAAGGCACATGCATGGATGTGGTGGCATCCAATATATTTCtcccatatatttttttacaaacaTTTACTCGTATCAACGAAAATATTCATACCAACTATGTTAAGTACTTTTGAACTAGCTAGATCCTGTAATATTGTTCCTATTGTAGATTGTGTAGCATTTTACGATGCTTTTAACATTTGTGCAGATTGAAAGATAACGGTAGAAAAGAATACATTTAAGAAGAACATTCTAATAGGATGTACCACTGCATTTAGCTTAAATATGAATTTGGTTAGGGCTTGTTGGTCGCTACTGTAAGGTGCAGTCCTACAGCAAAAGGCACAAGATCGAACTTAGAATTGTTTTTCTCTAGGGCTCGATATTACATTtcgatattatattttatatgtatatatatacacacacacacacaccgtAGAAACAAAAGCGGCGCCAAATTAGCCTATCAATTGCCACAAAATGTTCAAGTGATCCCTTTTAGCCCAAAAACAAGATTCAAATAATGATGGGTCTTAATTAGCGGGCCACGATCCAATCACTTTATTTGGACTTGGTGGGCCTTATCCTATTGTGTTGACTTTATTTGGACTTGGTGGGCCTTATCCTATTGTGTTGAATGAGATccaatactatatatatgctgTAACAGAGAAATGCTTTAAATGGATCTTTCAAAATATAGCACTTACTAACTAATAAAATCCATTAAGTTATAAGTCATCGACAAAGTTGCGGTGCGTATTCTTCCAATTACCCAgaacaaaaagacaaaaaatttgatggaacTAGTCTACAGTCAATTTGATAGACCGATTCCACCAAATAATCTGAGACTTGGAAACTACTGAAAATATGGTACCCAACTACTACCTCTCCTCGCCACTAATCAAAATTtagtattaataaataatttacaaataaacaATTTAGTAAAACAATCAGTAactgtattaaatataaattatttttaacaagTAGAATTGAAGAATTAAGAATTTATAACTAATAGCGGTAATAAGAATTTGATCAGTAGTAAAGATCGTCAaatactgtaaaaaaaaaaaagttgaaacgaaaatatatagaaatatactcatctatttttaattaaaacattaatTGCTTctgaaaataaacaaaatatttgtaattGTGCTTTTTCATTGGTGTAATGGAGTCAGAGATAGCTTTGAACTTAATAAGGTAAAATGATGTAATCATTTTAAGGAGATGGtaaatagaaaagaataatgataaattACAAACACTGATTACAAAACGAGCTACAGTTGAGGGGCCTCCAGTCACATTTTGAATGCTGACATTATTCAAGAAATTAGTGCGTTAGGTAGATCCATCGTCTTGTTAGTTGCTAATTTCTCCGTGGCgtggagagagagggagagatctctccctctccctctccctctccctctcctctctcccatCCATGGCGTCTCCGCCGCCCCCAATCCGAATCCTCCGCCGCATCTCCATCTCCCCTCCggcgtcctccgccgccgcctccctccccCTCACCTTCTTCGACGCGGCGTGGCTCTTCACCGGGCCCATCGAGCGCCTCTTCTTCTACGCCCTCCCCCACTCCACCTCCCACTTCGTCGCCCACCTCCTCCCCCAACtcgcctcctccctctccctcgccctcctccgcttCCCCCCTCTCCTCGGCCGCGTCCGCCCCGCCGGCGCCACCGCCGACGACGTCgacttcgccttcgccttctcctcctccgacgaCTCCGTCCCCCTCACCGTCGCCGAGAGCTCCGACGACTTCGACGCGCTCTCCAGCCCCGGCCCCCGCGACTTCGCGAATCTCCACGCGCTGATCCCCCCACTGCCCCGACCCGGCGACGGCTCGATCCCGCTCACCGCCGTGCAGGTCACCGTGTTCCCCCGCCGCGGCGTCGCCCTCGGGATCGCCATCCACCACGCGGCGTGCGACGACTCGAGCTTCCTCCACTTCGTCAAATCCTGGGCCGCCGCGTGCAAGCTCGGCGGCGCGGTCGggctcccgctcccgctcccgTTCCCGCCGCCCCCCTCCTTCGACCGCGGGGCGATCCCCGATCCCGCGGGCCTGCGCGCCAAGACCCTCGCCGAGCTCACCCGACTCGCGGCCCACGGCCCGCCTCCGCCGGAGCCCGAACCGGCCCGGCCCAACGCGGTCCTCGGGTCGTTCTGTCTGGGCCGGGCCCAAATCGAGCAGCTGAAGAGGGGCCTGGTGGCGAAGGCCCGGGAGAGCGGGGCCGCGGTGCACTGCTCGTCGTTCGTGGTGGCGTGCGCCTTCGCGTGGGTGTGCCTGCTGAGGGCCCAGGAAGGGCACGCGGCCCAGGAGGAGAGGGCCCACTTGCTCTTCTCCGTGGAGTGCAGGGCCCGCCTGAGCCCGCCGATCCCGGCCGAGTACTTCGGCAACTGCCTGCGCCCGTGCTTCGTGGAGGCGGCGACGGAAGCGCTTCTGGAGGAGGCGGGCGGCGTGTCGGAGGCGGCGCTGGCGATCGGGGAGGCGATAAAGGGCCTGGAGAGGGGCGGGGTGTTGGAGGGGGCGGAGGGGTGGCTGGGCCGGATCCTGGGGCTGGTCCCGGCCCGGCCCATGTCGGTGGGGGGATCGccgaggtttagggtttacgaCGCGGATTTTGGGTGGGGGAGGCCGAGGAAGGTGGAGCTCCTCTCCATCGCGAAGACCCCCGGGACGATCTCGCTCGCCGAgagcggcgccgccgccggggaCGACGACGCCGACGCCGGGGNCATTGTATAATTCTTTAATTCTTATGTGGAGAATGTTCAATGTTGTGTGTTTTGATTTTATCGGTTCTTTTATGTATTGCTGCATAGaataggggtttttttttttttttttgtattgcaCAGTGTGCTTAAAAGTGAGatgtttttcttatttaaaaaaattttttttatatatattatattagaaaaatt includes the following:
- the LOC109727140 gene encoding anthocyanin 5-aromatic acyltransferase-like — encoded protein: MASPPPPIRILRRISISPPASSAAASLPLTFFDAAWLFTGPIERLFFYALPHSTSHFVAHLLPQLASSLSLALLRFPPLLGRVRPAGATADDVDFAFAFSSSDDSVPLTVAESSDDFDALSSPGPRDFANLHALIPPLPRPGDGSIPLTAVQVTVFPRRGVALGIAIHHAACDDSSFLHFVKSWAAACKLGGAVGLPLPLPFPPPPSFDRGAIPDPAGLRAKTLAELTRLAAHGPPPPEPEPARPNAVLGSFCLGRAQIEQLKRGLVAKARESGAAVHCSSFVVACAFAWVCLLRAQEGHAAQEERAHLLFSVECRARLSPPIPAEYFGNCLRPCFVEAATEALLEEAGGVSEAALAIGEAIKGLERGGVLEGAEGWLGRILGLVPARPMSVGGSPRFRVYDADFGWGRPRKVELLSIAKTPGTISLAESGAAAGDDDADAGXISVLGIFEDPLRLRLAEVEHRPLVLGLELGGPQPQQQGPPPRREPLALAGPPEALPLLEVEGAGGGGF
- the LOC109727587 gene encoding LOB domain-containing protein 29-like, whose protein sequence is MAGFGSPCGACKFLRRKCVRGCVFAPYFAHEQGAAHFAAIHKVFGASNVSKLLMHLPVGDRCEAAVTIAYEAQARLRDPIYGCVAHIFALQQQVVNLQAELSSLVAQAAQSRGHEQGFLFPPDGDLRMPQPSVSNDRENIFIDNNGLLDSTTFYDSRACNGTQWFANGDHVSLDMDDKSYCTMGEDLRSVAFGYINGH